The following DNA comes from Actinomycetota bacterium.
TTCGCGGGAAATGGCGGCATGGCTGTCAGGATGGCTGGCAGATGGCCGCGAACCACAGGTCGCGGAAGTCCCGGGCCCGGCGGCGCAGGTCGGACCGGGCGGTCAGGGCCTCGGAGACGGTCTCCAGGCCGATGAAGGACTCGACGGCGATCTCGGCCGCGACCTGCGGCTCGACGTCGGGCCGGATGTCGCCCTCGTCCTGGCCCTTGCGGAGGATCGAGGCGACCATGTCCATCCACATGGTGAGCTGGGTGCCCAGCTCAGGGCGCAGCCCGGGGTGCTCGTCGCCCAGCTCGGTGCAGAGCCGGCTGATGGCCCGGCAGGCGGGGTCCTGCTCGTGCAGGTCGCAGAGGGCCTCGACCATGGCGTCGAGCTGCTCGACGGCGCGCGAGCGGCGCATCACGGCCGCCATCACCACGCCCGCCCACTGCTC
Coding sequences within:
- a CDS encoding ScbR family autoregulator-binding transcription factor, whose translation is MTLAPTATDRGGETRRRILEVAAEAFADRGYAGTSLNDVLKASGVTKGGFYFHFPSKEALALATLRQKQEQWAGVVMAAVMRRSRAVEQLDAMVEALCDLHEQDPACRAISRLCTELGDEHPGLRPELGTQLTMWMDMVASILRKGQDEGDIRPDVEPQVAAEIAVESFIGLETVSEALTARSDLRRRARDFRDLWFAAICQPS